AGCTGATGTTATTTGCTATTTACCACTAGATACTAAATCTAATGTTAAAAATTTCGTTAACATAATACACCCTGATATAGCAATTATTATAAAATATGAATTTTGGCCTAATCTTTTATCAGAGCTAAAAAAACAACAAATTAATACCATTCTTATTTCGGGTATATTTAGAAAGAAACAATCTTTTTTTAAATGGTATGGTGCTTTTATGCGTAATAAGTTAAATGCTTTTAATCATTTTTATGTTCAAAATGAAGCTTCAAAAAAACTACTCTCATCTATTGGATTTGAAAATACTACTATTGCTGGCGACACAAGATTTGACAGAGTTTATGATATTTTAAAACAAGATAATAATTTAAGTTTTATATCTGAATTTAAGGACAACACTTATACAGTTATTGCAGGAAGTACTTGGAAAGAAGATGAAAAATTACTTGTAAATTACATTAATAACCATGCATCAGTAAATGAGAAATTTATCATAGCTCCTCATAACATTAATGAAAAGCAAGTAAAAGAATTACAAAAATCTATCAATAAAAAAACAATACTATATTCTGAAAAAGAGTTAGGAGACTTATCAGAACACCAAGTGTTTATTATTGACACAATAGGGTTACTTACCAAAATTTACTCTTATGCTGATGTTGCTTATGTAGGGGGTGGTTTAGCAACTGGACTTCATAACATACTAGAACCTGCAACCTTTGGTGTTCCAATAGTTTTTGGAGGTAATAAGTACAAAAAATTTCAAGAAGCTACAGATTTACTTGCATTAAGGGGTGTTATAACTGTTGCAAACATTGAAGACTTTTCTAGTACCTTTACCACTTTAAAAAACAGTAGTGATTTAAGAGTAAAATTAGGAAGTACTAATCAAAAATATATTTCAGATAATACTGGAGCAACTAAAACTATCATGCAATATCTTAAAACCACATTATAATGGATATCATATTACAACCTTGGCCCTGGTACATATCTGGCCCACTAATAGCTGGCGTACTTTTCTTATTTTTTTACTTCGGAAAAAGTTTTGGAGTATCAACTAATTTAGAAACTATGTGTACTATTGCTGGCGCGGGTAAAGTTTCTGATTACTTTAAAAAAGATTGGAAGGAACGAAGCTGGTCACTAGTTTTTTTACTTGGATTAATCGTTGGTGGATTTATCGCTATTAATTATTTATCAGCAACAACTAACATCGATTTAAATCCTAAAACAGTACAAGAATTAGCAGATTTAGGTTTTACTAATGCAGGAAGTTCTTTTGTTCCTAATGAAATTTTTAGCATTGAAAGTATGCTTACTCTAAAAGGATTTTCTATTTTATTGATTGCAGGAATTTTAATTGGTTTCGGAACCCGATATGCTGGCGGATGTACTTCTGGTCATGCTATTACTGGCTTGAGTAGTTTACAATTACCATCTTTAATTGCAGTAATTGGTTTTTTTATAGGTGGTTTAGTAATGACTTGGGTTGTATTCCCTTTAATTTTCGGATAAGATGAAAAATATAAAATTTTTAATAATAGGTGTTTTGTTCGGAATTATAATGACAAAATCTGAAGCTATTTCATGGTATAGAATTTATGAAATGTTTAAATTTCAATCATTTCATATGTACGGAATTATAGGTTCGGCAGTAGCTATATCTACGGTATTTATGTATTTATTTAAAAATGGCGCAATTAAAGACTATCTAGGTAATAAAATTAATGTTAAAGACAAGAAAAAAGGTTTTATAAGAACACTTGTTGGCGGAACTATCTTTGGATTAGGTTGGGCTTTAGCAGGTGCATGTCCTGCTCCTATTTTCGTTTTGATTGGACATAGCGTATTTCCAATTATTGTTGTTCTATTCGGTGCAATGTTAGGTGCTTTTATTTATGGATTATTAAGTAAGAAATTACCTAATTAATCTTTTATAAAAGTATTCTCGAATAAGTTTGAGTTTGTATTATCAACAACTTTCCAATTATATATTTTAGATAGTTGATATATTTTAGACAACTCTTCGAATAAACGTATTTTAGCATCTTTTTGAAGGTTTGATACAGTTATTGTTGATTTTATCTTTTCTATAGCTTTATCACTAAGCTTATTCAATTCTGATTTAGAAAAAGTATTAAATTGACTTTGTTGTAAATCGAAATATTTAATATCTGGAGAGATTAAAACTTCTTCTTTCGGAATTTTATTGATAATTATTTGCCTACCGATACTATCTACCTCAATTTCAAGCTTCGATAAATCATAACCAACTTCAACTTTTGCATTAACAGATAATATTGCTTTTTTTTCAAAAGAAATATAGTCATACAAATATTTTTTACTGTCAGAGAAACTATACATTTCAGAAAAACTACCTTCTGAAACTACTAATTTACTTAAGTTTTGAACTCCGTTTAAAACTACTTTAATTTCTTCTTGTTGGTGTTTTTTCGCTGTTTTATCATACCAAAACTTAGCAATTAAAAAGCCCAATAAAAAAATAGATAAATACTTAAGGAATCGCATAGTGTTATTTTCTATAAATATAGAAAAAGTATATTGAATGAAAAATATTAGATTTACACTTCTTCTTCCTTCGGAAATGCTTGCTTGTTAAACAAGAACAATAAAACAACTCCTATACTAATCCAAGAGTCTGCTCCGTTAAAAATTGCATTAAAAAAAGTAAAACTTTCTCCTTCATACATTGGAAAATATAGCATATCTACTACTTTACCATGAAAAAACTCACCATAAGGCTTATCAGAAAACAAGGTTGCTACATTGTGATAAGAACTATCAAAAATAACTCCATAGAAAACAGAATCAATTATATTTCCTATTGCTCCTGCTAAAATTAACCCTATTGCTATAACAACAGCTGTATGTGCTGCTCTTTTTATTGTTTGCCATAGCCAGTATACAATACCTGATACTGCTACAACTCTAAATAATGTTAAGAATAATTTACCAGCTCTACCTCCAAATTCAAACCCCCAAGCCATACCGTTGTTTTCTGTGAAATGAATTTTAAACCAATCACTAAAAACAATAACTTCTTCTCCTAATTGAAAATGAGTTTTAACGTATATTTTACTAATTTGATCAATCAAAATTGCCAAAATTACGGTAAGTATTGCTATATTTTTCTTAGACATTTTTATATTTTAATGATAGCAAAAATAAGAAAAGTATTGGTTTTATTCTGTAATTAAAAAAACATTAGCATTTATAGAGCGTACATTAAAATTAGATACCGCATTCTTAGTAAGAATTTTATATAAATGCTCTTTATGTTTAGTTTTATTTATACTTATTTCACCTTTATTGGTTTTAATATTTATAGTACTATTTTTTCTTAATTGTCCGTAAACATTCCCTAAAAATAGTGTAACTAAAGTATTTCCGTTTACTTTATTTAATCTAACGTTACCTTTGTCAATATAAATTTTTAGATTTCCTTTATAACTATTAGAGTTTATTCCTATTGTTTTTCCATAAATGATTACATTCTTATTTTTTGGTATTTTAATAATAGCCTTTGCTCTTTGTAATCTTTTAGTTATATATTTTCTAAAAATTTGTTCTTTATAAACATCAAAATTAAGTTTAAAACCTACTTTTAAAACCCCATTAATTTCATCATCAAAAAAAATAGTATGGGTATTAGGTTGTTCATCTAACAACATTATTGTTATCTGATTATCTGTAGAATTCTCTATAACTAGATCATCCAATCCATCAGAATTTATTTCGATATCATTAAATTTAATTTCTCTCGTTTTAATTAATTTTTCTTGAGAAAAAAGAAATAAACTTGTAAATAATAATGTAATTAATTGTAATTTAAAACAAAAAAAGCCTCTTAAAAGAGGCTTTTTTCTATTATTATAGTAATACAAAATATTATTGTTTACGTTTTGCTTCAATACTTAATGTTGCATGAGGTACTAACTTTAAGCGTTCCTTTTGAATTAATTTTCCTGTAACTCTACATACTCCGTAAGTTTTATTCTGAATACGAATTAATGCATTTTTTAAATCACGAATAAATTTTTCTTGACGTATAGCTAATTGCATATTTGCTTCTTTTGCCATCGCATCGGAACCGCCATCAAACGATTTAAAAGTCGGAGAAGTATCTTCAGTACCGTTACCAGCTCCATTCTTATAAGAGTCTTGTAATAGTTTTAAATCTTCTTCGCAATGTTCTATTTTACTTAAAATAATTCCTTTAAACTCTTGTAAATCGTTATCAGAGTATCTTATTTTAACATCATCCATAATGCTACATTTTTTGAATTAACATTCTACTTTTTATGGTATCAAACTCGATTTCTGTACCATCTTTTAAATCATCAACAAAAACCAACTCGTTTGTTAATGTTTCTGCTTTTATATAATCTTCATTAGCAATTACCGATTCTTCTAAGTCTGCAACTTTTAAAACCGTTAATTTTATTTTATCTGTTACTTCTAAACCGGTGTCTTTACGTGCATTCTGAATTCTATTTATCAATTCTCTAGCAACACCTTCTTTACGTAACTCTTCATTTATAGTAACATCTAAAGCGACTGTTAAACCAGCTGCATTTGCAACTAACCAACCTTCAATATCTTTAGAATAAATTTCTACATCTGTGGTTTCTAAATTAATCATTTTATCATTAATCTCAACAGAAATACTACCTTCTTTTTCAATTTTTATAATATCGTCTTGAGTGAATTTCTGTATCTCATTCGCTATCAACTTCATATCTTTACCAAACTTTGGCCCAAGAGCTTTAAAATTTGGTTTGATTTGTTTTACTAAAATACCAGATGCATCATCTAACAACTCTATTTCTTTAACATTTACCTCAGATTTTATCAAATCAGCAACTGCTAAAATGGCTGCTTTTTGAGTAGCATCTAATACAGGAATCATTATCTTTTGTAATGGTTGACGTACTTTAATCTTTTCTTTAGCTCTTAACGACAAAACTAATGAAGATATTGTCTGCGCATTCTCCATTTTACGTTCTAATGATTTATCTATTAAATCAACATTGTATTTTGGAAATTCAGCCAAGTGTACACTTTCAAATTTTTCAATATTAGTGGTACTTACTAAATCTTTATACAACCTATCCATAAAGAAAGGTGCTACTGGTGAAGCTAATTTAGCTACAGTAAGCATACAAGTGTATAATGTTTGATATGCTGATATTTTATCTTGCTCATATTCTCCTTTCCAAAAACGTCTTCTACATAAACGAACATACCAGTTACTTAAATGATCTTGTACAAAATCAGATATTGCTCTCGTTGCTTTTGTTGGTTCATATTCAGCATAGAATGTATCTACTTTTTGAACCAATGTATTTAATTCTGATAAAACCCAACGATCAATTTCTGGTCTTTCGTTTAACGGCACCTCAGCTTCACTATAAGTGAATTTATCTAAATTAGCATATAAAGTAAAGAATGAATAGGTATTATAAAGTGTACCAAAGAATTTTCTACTTACTTCAGTAATTCCATCTAAATCAAACTTTAAATTATCCCAAGGGTTTGCGTTTGATATCATATACCAACGTGTAGCATCAGGACCATATTTATCTAACGTTGTAAACGGATCAACTCCGTTACCTAAACGTTTCGACATTTTTTGACCATTTTTATCTAACACCAATCCGTTAGACACAACATTTTTATAGGCTTTATCATCAAAAACCATTGTTGCAATAGCGTGTAATGTATAAAACCATCCACGTGTTTGATCTACTCCCTCTGCAATGAAATCGGCTGTTTTCCAACCTTCTTCTACCAATTCTTTATTTTCAAACGGATAATGCCATTGTGCATACGGCATAGAGCCTGAATCGAACCAAACATCAATTAAATCAGATTCACGTTGCATTGGCTCACCAGAATCCGACACTAAGGTAATTTTATCAACTACATTTTTATGTAAATCTACGGTATCATAATTTTCATCAGACATGTCTCCTGATACGAAATCAGCAAAAATATCTTCTGCCATTACACCAGCTTTAACAGCCAATGCCATTTCTTCTTTTAATTCAGCTACAGAACCTACTATTTTAGTTTCCTTACCATCTTCTGTTCTCCATACTGGTAACGGAATTCCCCAAAAACGAGAACGTGATAAATTCCAATCATTTGCGTTCTTTAACCAGTTACCAAAACGACCTGTACCCGTTGCTTCTGGTTTCCAATTGATTTCTTCGTTTAAAGAGTGCATACGTTCTTTAACGTCTGTTACTTTAATAAACCAAGAATCTAATGGGTAATATAAGATAGGCTTGTCAGTTCTCCAACAATGTGGATAACTGTGTACATATTTCTCAACCTTAAAGGCTTTATTTTCTTCTTTTAATTTAATCGCGATTTCTACATCTACCGATCTTTCTGGAGCTTCACCATCTGCATAATATTCATTCTTCACATATTTACCTGCAAACTCACCCATTTCTTTAGTAAACTTACCTTGCAAATCAACTAAAGGAACTAAATTATCATTTGCGTCTTTAACTAACATTGGTGGCACACCTGCGTCTTTACAAACGATAGCATCATCAGCTCCAAAGGTTGGTGCAGTATGTACAATACCTGTTCCATCTTCAGTAGTAACAAAATCTCCTGAAATTACTCTAAAAGCTTCTTCTGGATTTTCGTATGGTAAAACATATGGTAATAATTGTTCGTATTTAGTACCAACTAAATCTGCTCCTTTACATTCTGCAACTATACAATAAGGTATCTGTTTATCTTCAGCTTTATAATTTGCTAAATCTGCTTCGTTTTCGACTTCTTTAAACTTCTTTCCTGCAAATTGTTTTCCTACTAAAGGCTTTCCTAAGATTACTTGTGTAGCTTCAAACGTATATTGATTAAATGTTTTTACTAATACATAATCTATCTTAGCGCCAACAGTTAATGCTGTATTACTTGGTAAAGTCCAAGGAGTTGTTGTCCAAGCTAAAATATGAATATCATTTCCATTTTGAAAAACACTTGGTAAAGTTTCAGTAATTGCTTTAAATTGAGCA
This genomic stretch from Tenacibaculum sp. Bg11-29 harbors:
- a CDS encoding 3-deoxy-D-manno-octulosonic acid transferase codes for the protein MNFLYNLLLFKASILLPILALFNKKIKLFVNGRKETFTKLNNIHKTDKVIWFHAASLGEFEQGRPIIEKLKEQYKNHKIVITFFSPSGYEIRKNYALADVICYLPLDTKSNVKNFVNIIHPDIAIIIKYEFWPNLLSELKKQQINTILISGIFRKKQSFFKWYGAFMRNKLNAFNHFYVQNEASKKLLSSIGFENTTIAGDTRFDRVYDILKQDNNLSFISEFKDNTYTVIAGSTWKEDEKLLVNYINNHASVNEKFIIAPHNINEKQVKELQKSINKKTILYSEKELGDLSEHQVFIIDTIGLLTKIYSYADVAYVGGGLATGLHNILEPATFGVPIVFGGNKYKKFQEATDLLALRGVITVANIEDFSSTFTTLKNSSDLRVKLGSTNQKYISDNTGATKTIMQYLKTTL
- a CDS encoding YeeE/YedE family protein; amino-acid sequence: MDIILQPWPWYISGPLIAGVLFLFFYFGKSFGVSTNLETMCTIAGAGKVSDYFKKDWKERSWSLVFLLGLIVGGFIAINYLSATTNIDLNPKTVQELADLGFTNAGSSFVPNEIFSIESMLTLKGFSILLIAGILIGFGTRYAGGCTSGHAITGLSSLQLPSLIAVIGFFIGGLVMTWVVFPLIFG
- a CDS encoding DUF6691 family protein produces the protein MKNIKFLIIGVLFGIIMTKSEAISWYRIYEMFKFQSFHMYGIIGSAVAISTVFMYLFKNGAIKDYLGNKINVKDKKKGFIRTLVGGTIFGLGWALAGACPAPIFVLIGHSVFPIIVVLFGAMLGAFIYGLLSKKLPN
- a CDS encoding DUF4230 domain-containing protein, coding for MRFLKYLSIFLLGFLIAKFWYDKTAKKHQQEEIKVVLNGVQNLSKLVVSEGSFSEMYSFSDSKKYLYDYISFEKKAILSVNAKVEVGYDLSKLEIEVDSIGRQIIINKIPKEEVLISPDIKYFDLQQSQFNTFSKSELNKLSDKAIEKIKSTITVSNLQKDAKIRLFEELSKIYQLSKIYNWKVVDNTNSNLFENTFIKD
- a CDS encoding lipoprotein signal peptidase → MSKKNIAILTVILAILIDQISKIYVKTHFQLGEEVIVFSDWFKIHFTENNGMAWGFEFGGRAGKLFLTLFRVVAVSGIVYWLWQTIKRAAHTAVVIAIGLILAGAIGNIIDSVFYGVIFDSSYHNVATLFSDKPYGEFFHGKVVDMLYFPMYEGESFTFFNAIFNGADSWISIGVVLLFLFNKQAFPKEEEV
- a CDS encoding TraR/DksA C4-type zinc finger protein encodes the protein MDDVKIRYSDNDLQEFKGIILSKIEHCEEDLKLLQDSYKNGAGNGTEDTSPTFKSFDGGSDAMAKEANMQLAIRQEKFIRDLKNALIRIQNKTYGVCRVTGKLIQKERLKLVPHATLSIEAKRKQ
- the ileS gene encoding isoleucine--tRNA ligase, yielding MSTKFTEYKGLNLPNVADEILNYWKENNIFEKSITTRDENKPFIFFEGPPSANGLPGIHHAMGRTIKDIFCRYKTLKGFQVKRKAGWDTHGLPVELGVEKELGITKEDIGTKITVEEYNIACKKAVMKYTDIWNTLTEKMGYWVDMEDPYVTYKPKYMETVWWLLKQIYNKDLMYKGYTIQPYSPKAGTGLSSHEVNQPGAYQDVTDTTVVAQFKAITETLPSVFQNGNDIHILAWTTTPWTLPSNTALTVGAKIDYVLVKTFNQYTFEATQVILGKPLVGKQFAGKKFKEVENEADLANYKAEDKQIPYCIVAECKGADLVGTKYEQLLPYVLPYENPEEAFRVISGDFVTTEDGTGIVHTAPTFGADDAIVCKDAGVPPMLVKDANDNLVPLVDLQGKFTKEMGEFAGKYVKNEYYADGEAPERSVDVEIAIKLKEENKAFKVEKYVHSYPHCWRTDKPILYYPLDSWFIKVTDVKERMHSLNEEINWKPEATGTGRFGNWLKNANDWNLSRSRFWGIPLPVWRTEDGKETKIVGSVAELKEEMALAVKAGVMAEDIFADFVSGDMSDENYDTVDLHKNVVDKITLVSDSGEPMQRESDLIDVWFDSGSMPYAQWHYPFENKELVEEGWKTADFIAEGVDQTRGWFYTLHAIATMVFDDKAYKNVVSNGLVLDKNGQKMSKRLGNGVDPFTTLDKYGPDATRWYMISNANPWDNLKFDLDGITEVSRKFFGTLYNTYSFFTLYANLDKFTYSEAEVPLNERPEIDRWVLSELNTLVQKVDTFYAEYEPTKATRAISDFVQDHLSNWYVRLCRRRFWKGEYEQDKISAYQTLYTCMLTVAKLASPVAPFFMDRLYKDLVSTTNIEKFESVHLAEFPKYNVDLIDKSLERKMENAQTISSLVLSLRAKEKIKVRQPLQKIMIPVLDATQKAAILAVADLIKSEVNVKEIELLDDASGILVKQIKPNFKALGPKFGKDMKLIANEIQKFTQDDIIKIEKEGSISVEINDKMINLETTDVEIYSKDIEGWLVANAAGLTVALDVTINEELRKEGVARELINRIQNARKDTGLEVTDKIKLTVLKVADLEESVIANEDYIKAETLTNELVFVDDLKDGTEIEFDTIKSRMLIQKM